The following are encoded in a window of Artemia franciscana chromosome 5, ASM3288406v1, whole genome shotgun sequence genomic DNA:
- the LOC136026853 gene encoding spermidine/spermine N(1)-acetyltransferase-like protein 1, with amino-acid sequence MKTICLAVLLLVAAASAAPRKIIVRRQAAAAKPAEDAADQKVAATPEGDKKTEGTEELDERFWSNGIRRPVVSQTQTQLTSTSLQTSGFGQPLGGGFGGVNGAFAQPGLAQTGFGQTGFAQPGLGQTGFAQPGLGQTGFGQTGFGQTGFGQSGFGQPVGFQPGSGFGGANVDFTNVGPNGRPALSFQQPGFSINLREKEKGGNKEAEKPKSK; translated from the exons atgaaaactattTGCCTGGCTGTCCTATTGCTGGTTGCTGCTGCCTCAG CTGCTCCTCGAAAGATTATTGTCAGGCGTCAGGCCGCAGCTGCAAAACCAGCTGAAGATGCTGCTGATCAGAAGGTAGCTGCCACACCTGAGGGTGACAAAAAAACCGAAGGCACAGAGGAACTGGACGAACGTTTCTGGAGCA ATGGTATCAGAAGACCAGTGGTATCTCAAACACAGACACAGCTAACGTCAACTTCACTTCAAACATCAGGATTTGGACAACCTC ttggtGGCGGTTTCGGCGGCGTTAATGGAGCTTTTGCTCAGCCTGGCCTTGCACAAACTGGATTCGGTCAAACTGGATTTGCCCAACCTGGTTTGGGTCAGACCGGATTTGCTCAGCCAGGACTAGGCCAAACTGGGTTTGGTCAAACTGGATTTGGTCAAACCGGTTTTGGACAGAGTGGATTTGGTCAGCCAGTTGGCTTTCAGCCAGGATCAGGCTTTGGTGGTGCCAATGTGGACTTCACAAATGTAGGACCTAATGGACGACCTGCCTTGAGCTTCCAACAGCCAGGATTTTCCATTAATCTAAGAGAGAAGGAAAAGGGTGGAAATAAAGAGGCAGAAAAAccgaaatcaaaataa